The Rickettsia endosymbiont of Gonocerus acuteangulatus nucleotide sequence TATGAACAAGCTATATATCTATCTTCAAACGAAATCACTAAAGATTTGCCTGATAAAATAAAACGTTATATTATTTATAATGTAGAATATTTAAATGATCTTCCATTATCTGTTGTAAAAGAACTTAAAAATTCTGTTGATTTTATTTTACTTTATTCTCAAAATAGTGCTAAGACTCTGTTAAAGTTATTGAGTGAAAATAATTTATTAGAATATTTACAAAATAGTTTAGTTATAGCTATAAGTTCAAAAGTTGCAAATATAGTTAGACCTTTTTTTAAAAATGTGGTTTATTGTGATGACCAAAATCCTAACGATTTAATCAAATTATTATTT carries:
- a CDS encoding uroporphyrinogen-III synthase, which produces MKSVLLTRSWEANLETTQEIGKYFHYINCPVIKYKTLDFDINILKNYSNIIITSKYAATIITEYELNHNIWVVGNKSKQLLKNKGLKIAYAGKNVDDLMQHFLADLYEQAIYLSSNEITKDLPDKIKRYIIYNVEYLNDLPLSVVKELKNSVDFILLYSQNSAKTLLKLLSENNLLEYLQNSLVIAISSKVANIVRPFFKNVVYCDDQNPNDLIKLLFDNAKIQ